The Funiculus sociatus GB2-C1 DNA window CTGATAAATCTCTTCGTTTCTTCTAACAAGCTATTTAGTTGCTGACACTCCGGAGTGTTACAATCTACTGGAGAAATCGCTGCTCCTCTGGCAAATCTTCGCGGCAACTTAGCAACTGCCTCCGCAGAAGCAACACAAGCAGCATACGCATCATCTAAATCTTTGGAAAGTCTTCTGGCAGTATTAATAATTTCAGGATCAAGCTTGCTACCTGAACCAAAGCGGGGCGCTGTATTATTCCAGATGTTAGTTCCCGTATTATCTGATTGGTTGGGAGGATTGGCGTTAACAGGAAAAGACTGAAGAAGCCAAAAAGTAAAAGACAAAAGATAGAGAAGGATATTTGAATATTTGATTTTTGAATGTTGCCCTTTAGTTATCCAAAAGTTCATAATATCACCACCTAAAACTTGAAAGAAAACCCAGTACCCAATACAAACCGCGTTCCATCTCCTGCGCCAGTAATGTCACGCAGTGCAGGGGTAATTACTAGAGGAATATTTTTGAATGGAACAATTGAAACTCCCACTCCCAAATCTTGTCCCGTCCATTCCGCAATCAAACTAACAGGACGAGCTACCCGCACTGCGACACTTCCAAAAACATTGATTCCACCTCTATCATCGTCAACAGCGCTTTCAGTGCGGAATTGTCCGTTTCCCACACCAGCTGTTACAGCGACTCGGCTAAAAGGCTGGTTGATATCGTCACGGGTTCGGAAAATTTTAGTGACAACGCCATAGACTGAGTTCTCAAAGTCGTTGTCATCGCCAATATTTAAAAATCCATTCCAGCCAGCAGCAATAGATAAATCTTCTGCTAACCGACGATGCACTTTGGTGTTAAATCCGCCACTACCAAAATCTCGATTGCTGCCAAAACTAGCGATCGCATACGATAACTCTACACCCACCGACTTCCGAGCGTCGCCTAAGCCGACTCCAAAACCTAGCCCTCCATCACTTACATCGGCGAATCGTGTCCGGGATTGATAGGTGGCGCTGATAAAACCAGTGTTATTATCTGCACCAAAACCTGTAGGAGTAACGATGGTAAGCGACGGCGAACCTCGATAAACATCGCCAAACTCAGCAGTTTTTTCTACCTCTCCAAGCTGCGACTGCAATCTGCGAATTTCCTCTAGAGAGGGTACATTTATGGTTGGGTTATCGGGCAATTGTGCCAGCTGATTTGTTGAATCGGGTGAAATTTCTTCGCCTTTACTAACTGACCATTCTGGCGCTACTTGCGGAGTTATCTGCAACGCCGCAGCTCGTCGTAATGAGGCGCTGGGAGCCCATTTATCCGCTTCCTCATATCTGTTACCAGTACCGACCCCCCCTGTATTTTGCTTTCTCAGTTCAGGCTGGGAACGAGGACTGGGAGGTGCGTCCTCCGCAGTGTCGAGAGAAATAATTTTTTTAGAGCGTAAAGCCTCCGCTTCGCTTTCAATTAAAGGAGATTCAGCTAAAGACTTTGTACCAGAGATGTTAGAGTCGTCAAGCTCTTCTGAAACCATAACAGTTTTTAGAAAGTCTTGACTTTTGACTCCTGACTCTAGCTGTTGTGCTACTAATTCTGGCGCTGCAATCGAGTCAGACGGATTTATTTCAACAGTCTTAACTGGAACAACAAAATTGTCGGTTTCTGGTTCCTTGATCGGCAGGTTGGAACTAGGATTGGCATTAGCTTCCTGGGTGAGTTCCCTAGCAGTCAAAGCCGCTAAGGTACAAATAGCAACAGTCGAGACGCGCATGAATGTAGCTGTGATGTGCTAGCTACTCATACTGATTTGAGTACGTCTATCAGGAAAATTTCTGTTTTGTCTGATAAATTTGCCAATTCTGCAAACTTTCAATACAAAATCTCGTTCTCAGACATATATCTGAGAACGAGCAAATCCTTATGGCTGATAGCTTTAAAGGTGCTACGCTTACAAAATCGCAGTTTTCAAACTTTGGCAAAACTGAGCGATCGCATCCAGTCCTTCTGCTGGAGTTCCTTCTGCTAACCGTTTCACAAAGGCACTACCCACAATTACTGCATCTGCTCCCCAATCTTTCACCTGACGGGCGTGTTTTGGTTCGGAGATGCCAAATCCGACACCAATGGGTTTATCAGTTGCAGCCCGCAGATGCTTGAGTAAATCTTGCGCCCGGAAGTCCATTTCTGAGCGTATTCCTGTCACTCCAGTTACGCTGACTAAGTAAATAAATCCCTGAGACTGATGCGCGATCGCTTTTATTCTTTCCTCAGAACTGGTGGGAGCTACCAACAAAATTACTTCAATTCCCAGACTAGCAGCAGTTTCAAGCAGCACCTCCGATTCCTCCAAAGGCAAATCGGGAACCACCAAACCCTTTACCCCAGCACGACTTACCTGCTTTAAGTAAGTTTCAATTCCCCGGTTGAGAATTGGGTTGTAGTAGTTAAAAAGAATAATCGGCGATCGTATCTGGTGACTAACACCCGACACCATCTCCAGCACCTGATCGAAACGAGTTCCCCGTTGCAAAGCTCTCGTAGCAGCTGCCTGAATCGTCGGCCCATCTGCCAACGGATCTGAGTAGGGAACACCCAGCTCAATCATATCCGCACCAGCGGCATCAAGGACTCGTAAAGCCGATTCCGTTGTCTCCAGATCCGGATCGCCAGCCGTGATAAACGGAATCAAAGCGCACTGGTGGCGATCGCGCAGAGACTCAAAACACTCTCGAATTGAAGTCATTTTTCAGTAGCCAATAGTCATTAGTCATTAGTCATTAGACTTATTGCAAAAGTCCTTTTCACCCTCCCCGCTTTTCAAGGAGGGAAAAATTTCTTGCTCCCTCCCCGCTTGTCGAGGAGGGGTTCAAAATATTCTTGCAAGAGGTCTATTGCCTTTTCAGTTTCTTATCTTGTTCAATTTCAGCTTGCAGTTTAGCCAATTCTTCCGGAGTCAACTCTTCCAGCCGCTTTTGTAACACTGCGTCCTCATAGTCCTTCAGCTGCTGGTTATAAGTCATGTTTTTCGTCCCGACTCGGAACAGGTAAGTCAGCAGCCAGCCGACCAACCCTCCCACCAGCAGCAGCTGACTCCAAATACCCGCCTCCAGGCTATCTAGCCCCGCCAACTGCAAAACCAAATACGCTAACCCACCAGCAACAAAGATGCCGATGCCAATCCCAATGATGTCAATTCGTCGCATTTTAAAGATATTTGCTTTCAGCTTTACAGCCTTCGCTGAGTATCAAAAGCTCTTATGTTAGCTCTACACCAGGCGACGCTTCGGCCGAAAATTCAAAAATGGGCTGAGCAGCAATAAACCAGGGAAGAAAAAGAAAACCATAAAATACATGAACCCGCGCTCAAACGAGCTGGCAACATACCACCGCTTTTGCAGGTAGGCATATAGGGCGAAGGGAACAACTATCAGGTAGGTTCCACTCAGAACTAGATACAATATCGCAACCAACATATTTTTTCTTGCAGTAGAAGAACCAGACAGTAGCAGTACCAGCGTCCGTGTGGGGACACCACAAACAGCCGCTTATATGCCCAACTAACTGTAAATATTTTACCCTTTGTTGGAAGCCGCTTAACCACCTTGTCAAAAAGATAGTTGCATTTATTAGCCATTTAGAGTGTAAGATATAAAATCGTACTAAATAAGAGATTACATCTCTCCCAACACGGGGGCATGGCGGAATGGCAGACGCTACGGACTTAGAAAACTGAGCCTTGATGAAGAAATTTGTCAAGTGACCGCTCTCAAATTCAGGGAAACCTAAATCTGGCAACAGATATGGCAATCCTGAGCCAAGCCAAATAATTTTAGATTTTAGATTGGGGATAAATCCAAAACCAATCCAAAATTCAAAATCATTTCGGAAGGTGCAGAGACTCGACGGGAGCTACCCTAACGTCAAGCCGAGGGTAAAGAGAGAGTCCAATTCTCAAAGCCTATTGGCAGTAGCGAAAGCTGCGAGAGAATGAAAATCCGTTGACCCGAAAAGGTCGTGAGGGTTCAAGTCCCTCTGCCCCCATTTCCAAATTTTTAAACCGCAACTTAAGCGTTTAGCAGATATTCTGGTAGGCGCTTGATGACACGCTTGAAGGGCGCAGTGTCATTAAGACCCCGCGCCAGCACGAGAGATCCCTGGATCTGCAAAATGGCATCTTCGGCTTTTTGCCGTGCTGTGTCCGAATTAAATCCCGCCTCAATTAAAACCTGCGCCAAGGTATCGATCCAAAGGTTAAGGGCGCATCCAATCTGGGTCTGAAAAAGTTTCTCTCGAAGCTTATCCCTATGCGCTAACTTGGATTAACCGGATTAAGCAACTACCAGGTTACGTTGGAATGCCCGGTTTGTAAGAGAGCTAGCAATGACATCTATATATCATTCCGGAGAACTGGCGATTCAACAACGTGCGGGTGTCCAAGAAGCAGCTAAAGCTTTGAGTCACAATATTAGTCAGATTGTTAAGCCAGCAGCTGTTGACTTTCTGCGTAGTCAACGACTAGCGATCGCCAGCACCGTCGATACAAGCGATCGCGTATGGGCATCCCTGTTGACTGGTGAACCTGGATTCATGCAGGTAGTGACAGGAACGGTGCGGATAGAAGCAGCACCAGTTAATAGCGATCCGCTCAACGAAAACTTGCGGGTGAGAGATGACATTGGTATCCTGGCGATCGATCTGGCAACTCGCAGGCGCTTAAGGTTAAACGGTAAAGCTCAAGTTCAGCCTGATGGCAGCATTTATGTACATCCTCAGCAGGTGTATTTCAACTGTCCCCAGTACATCCAAATACGGCACTTAGAGAGCGATTTCGTCCAACCAAGTCTGCCTAGTATTCAAGACAGACAGACTCTCAGCGAAGAACAGCAGCAAAAGATTGCCCAGGTAGACACCTTCTTTATTGCCAGCTTCCACCCGGAGGCTGGTGCTGACGCATCTCACCGTGGCGGAAACCCAGGTTTTGTCAAGGTGTTGAGTGCCAACAAGCTGGTGTTTCCTGATTATTCCGGTAATAATATGTTCCAAACTCTGGGTAATATTTCGCTGAATCCCAATACTGGCTTATTGTTCGTTGACTTTGAACGTGGCAGCACCTTACAACTAACCGGAAAAGCTAAGGTAGTATGGGACGCTGATCGCCTAGCAGAATTTACTGGTGCCTTGCGTGTAGTGGAATTTGAAATCGATCGGGTAATAGCGATCGCTGCTGCTACCCCTCTGCGCTGGCGATTTGGACAATACTCCCCCTTTAATCCCAGATGAACCGGAGAGTAGAAAACATTGCATCATCAGCGAGTGAAACTTTCCTTTCACTTCCTCTCTATCGCGGACATCGGTAGTTGAGAGCAGTATCACTCAACCCTTATACGGATGAGAATAGACTTACTAATTTGTTCCAATATATTGATGCTTTGAAGAACTGAGAAGTCCTTACAGTAGCACTTTACTTGCGCCTAAAAAGAGCTGAGGGCATTCCCTGCAACATTGGCATCATCCACGTAGAGTTCGCGGCTCGCCAAAGCCAACTAAATAAAATCTGAAAAACTTAAT harbors:
- the trpA gene encoding tryptophan synthase subunit alpha, whose translation is MTSIRECFESLRDRHQCALIPFITAGDPDLETTESALRVLDAAGADMIELGVPYSDPLADGPTIQAAATRALQRGTRFDQVLEMVSGVSHQIRSPIILFNYYNPILNRGIETYLKQVSRAGVKGLVVPDLPLEESEVLLETAASLGIEVILLVAPTSSEERIKAIAHQSQGFIYLVSVTGVTGIRSEMDFRAQDLLKHLRAATDKPIGVGFGISEPKHARQVKDWGADAVIVGSAFVKRLAEGTPAEGLDAIAQFCQSLKTAIL
- a CDS encoding DUF3007 family protein — its product is MRRIDIIGIGIGIFVAGGLAYLVLQLAGLDSLEAGIWSQLLLVGGLVGWLLTYLFRVGTKNMTYNQQLKDYEDAVLQKRLEELTPEELAKLQAEIEQDKKLKRQ
- the ndhL gene encoding NAD(P)H-quinone oxidoreductase subunit L, producing the protein MSGSSTARKNMLVAILYLVLSGTYLIVVPFALYAYLQKRWYVASSFERGFMYFMVFFFFPGLLLLSPFLNFRPKRRLV
- a CDS encoding pyridoxamine 5'-phosphate oxidase family protein, with the protein product MTSIYHSGELAIQQRAGVQEAAKALSHNISQIVKPAAVDFLRSQRLAIASTVDTSDRVWASLLTGEPGFMQVVTGTVRIEAAPVNSDPLNENLRVRDDIGILAIDLATRRRLRLNGKAQVQPDGSIYVHPQQVYFNCPQYIQIRHLESDFVQPSLPSIQDRQTLSEEQQQKIAQVDTFFIASFHPEAGADASHRGGNPGFVKVLSANKLVFPDYSGNNMFQTLGNISLNPNTGLLFVDFERGSTLQLTGKAKVVWDADRLAEFTGALRVVEFEIDRVIAIAAATPLRWRFGQYSPFNPR